One genomic segment of Drosophila melanogaster chromosome 3L includes these proteins:
- the CG13251 gene encoding uncharacterized protein: MITGPEARQTHRLLDLKKQQWAKEREEIARMDEMYHHHHTSHHKIERTSIRTYYSNLDLSQTSTSNQTSSHSRRAPGPDMQLILRQPEYSQDNQGYMNQLERYIDDLDGDADADFEDEDESMYRRTRRGSYAPGMSSRQMQNPARYAELVPTSLQTAKGRMQNSRQEAQQHLKHQHQQLLLQQQQHQQQQQQRLRSPSLPAIRQRVRHQDSRTGKPTDIDPGNGPHRLNNPPGGAGNPPGGGGGAPGPPGCQEEDTSGYLSDTPKNPHTPDIWFNDGASQIESISGMGSASVLDGGSVGAVGGGVAGCRRLRRSIQAGTSGAPIPAPIPMPLPHHQPPPGNPLGKIYTIKGRRVPGQGYEPLAADGYMADGYCYMPAPPSSSNMSMSRDVSTSNTYQVHIGNPDQNDFFVHEQHERERARWANFNGGAGHQAAQQPPGWLSRGMHDLKDSEDDVQSMQSSSTYLRGQNAPLDAHTLAERMDKRRKAAEYHNAIKKQLHERELIRKWEHERHRQEEQIEEERIRRQKQLEQERLEFERRTLQEREEAQQKKQQVMLDAIQKAEVAAKMERQKRRMVRQPSKVSQETEEDESELIRVQSVEEEEDAEEKSGAVEPPSQEEETSNTPRGAPPVMSEEKVLIGTPINLRRTITKPIKQPRDSRKEDPKEPTQTKVQTTFLGEDKENVALLMQPATLIPLPVTSDIFGLQNAIGNLQIATYFMQPPMQKPPETPGSYSKATMTHRTDTSIYTEDGYQAEKEEDPLTTARSGRTDLVTASGCFSPDSLEVDVAPVLIAETDKLALIPLKTPLQLGISNSSDDRGEHNHEVGHQADVETQTELPLNCDLCLFHDNFYKVLLKREVSTTTTTQTSKSQTQPAKESTAEKDHETTTTTTTTTTTTFKAKSKDKDKEKNLKRNLNKDKDANKMDDRPKWGVNRPVVQYVKASDRDPFCLRKKKNHPSTAKPPRSLSMDSRLDSVALPEDRLINIAGGPPSAAGELEEEGFLLKARNVCTEILPIKTDDKGRIFLNFREASAIMNEDEIKDKLRQKYFNFGRILPRRSWASATQHALPFSAVTTAPPQATVGVGDLADD, translated from the exons ATGATTACGGGACCGGAGGCCAGGCAAACGCACAGGTTGTTGGACTTGAAGAAGCAGCAATGGGCTAAGGAGAGGG AGGAAATAGCGCGCATGGATGAGATGTACCATCATCACCACACCTCGCACCACAAAATCGAACGCACCTCCATTCGCACATACTACTCCAACCTGGATCTCAGTCAAACATCGACCTCCAATCAAACTTCGAGTCACTCGCGACGAGCGCCAGGTCCGGATATGCAATTGATCCTGCGCCAGCCGGAGTATAGCCAGGACAATCAGGGTTATATGAATCAGTTGGAGCGGTACATCGACGATTTGGATGGGGATGCCGATGCGGACTTTGAGGACGAGGATGAGTCCATGTATCGAAGAACCAGGAGAGGAAGCTATGCACCCGGAATGTCCTCTCGTCAGATGCAGAATCCTGCCCGCTATGCGGAACTAGTGCCCACATCTCTTCAAACTGCCAAGGGAAGGATGCAGAACTCTCGCCAGGAGGCGCAGCAACATTTGAAGCATCAACACCAGCAACTTttgctgcagcaacagcaacatcagcagcagcaacagcaacgccTGCGGAGTCCCAGTTTGCCAGCGATTAGACAGAGGGTGAGACACCAGGACAGCAGGACGGGAAAACCAACTGACATTGATCCCGGCAACGGGCCACATCGATTAAACAATCCCCCGGGAGGCGCTGGTAACCCGCCtggtggaggtggtggagCCCCGGGGCCTCCTGGTTGCCAGGAGGAGGACACATCCGGCTATCTGAGCGATACGCCCAAGAATCCCCATACCCCGGACATTTGGTTCAACGACGGTGCGAGTCAAATCGAGAGCATTAGTGGCATGGGAAGTGCCAGTGTCCTGGATGGCGGAAGTGTGGGCGCTGtgggagggggcgtggccgggtgCCGACGCCTCCGCCGATCGATACAGGCGGGCACATCAGGTGCACCAATTCCTGCGCCGATTCCTATGCCCTTGCCCCACCATCAACCACCCCCGGGAAATCCACTGGGTAAGATATACACCATCAAGGGACGACGTGTGCCAGGGCAGGGATACGAACCACTCGCCGCCGATGGATACATGGCCGATGG ATACTGCTATATGCCTGCACCGCCAAGCTCATCGAACATGAGCATGAGTCGCGATGTCTCCACCTCGAATACTTATCAGGTGCACATTGGCAATCCGGACCAGAATGATTTCTTTGTCCATGAGCAGCACGAGAGGGAGAGGGCTCGCTGGGCCAACTTTAATGGTGGAGCTGGCCATCAGGCAGCCCAGCAGCCGCCAGGATGGCTAAGTCGCGGAATGCACGATCTAAAGGACAGTGAGGACGATGTACAATCAATGCAGTCATCCTCAACCTACTTAAGAGGGCAGAATGCCCCTCTAGATGCTCATACACTGGCCGAGAGAATGGACAAGAGACGCAAGGCAGCGGAGTACCATAATGCCATCAAAAAGCAACTTCACGAACGGGAATTGATAAGGAAATGGGAACATGAACGCCATCGACAGGAGGAGCAGATCGAGGAGGAGCGCATCCGTAGACAGAAGCAATTGGAGCAGGAGCGTCTGGAATTTGAGAGAAGAACTCTTCAGGAACGCGAAGAGGCCCAGCAGAAGAAACAGCAAGTAATGCTGGATGCCATACAGAAAGCTGAAGTGGCGGCCAAAATGGAAAGACAAAAAAGGCGAATGGTTCGCCAGCCATCCAAAGTTTCTCAAGAAACAGAAGAGGATGAGTCCGAGCTAATTAGAGTTCAATCCGTGGAGGAGGAAGAAGATGCGGAGGAAAAATCTGGGGCAGTAGAGCCGCCATCCCAAGAGGAAGAGACATCGAATACACCACGTGGTGCACCTCCAGTTATGTCAGAGGAAAAAGTTCTTATAGGTACCCCCATCAACCTTCGGCGCACCATCACGAAACCCATTAAGCAACCCAGGGATTCCAGAAAAGAGGACCCGAAAGAACCAACCCAAACCAAAGTACAGACCACTTTCCTGGGGGAAGATAAGGAGAATGTGGCGCTGCTGATGCAACCAGCTACCCTTATTCCATTGCCCGTTACCAGCGATATTTTTGGGCTGCAAAATGCCATTGGCAACCTTCAGATAGCCACTTATTTTATGCAACCACCCATGCAGAAGCCACCAGAGACACCGGGCTCTTATTCGAAAGCCACGATGACCCATCGTACGGACACCTCCATCTACACCGAGGATGGTTACCAGGCGGAAAAGGAGGAGGATCCACTGACAACTGCACGATCTGGGAGAACGGATTTGGTGACAGCCAGTGGGTGCTTCTCTCCAGATTCACTAGAGGTAGATGTGGCTCCAGTCTTAATAGCTGAAACAGATAAACTGGCATTGATACCTCTGAAGACACCTCTACAACTGGGCATCTCGAATAGTTCAGATGACAGAGGTGAACATAATCATGAGGTGGGTCACCAAGCGGACGTGGAGACCCAAACAGAGTTACCCCTCAATTGCGATCTCTGTTTGTTCCACGATAACTTCTACAAGGTCTTGCTTAAACGGGAGGTTTCTACCACTACCACAACACAGACATCGAAATCTCAGACACAACCCGCAAAGGAATCAACTGCTGAAAAAGATCATGAGACCACAACGACtacaaccaccaccacaacaaccacATTTAAGGCTAAAAGTAAGGATAAAGACAAAGAAAAGAATTTGAAAAGGAACCTAAATAAGGATAAGGACGCTAATAAGATGGACGATCGACCAAAGTGGGGCGTCAATCGTCCGGTTGTCCAGTATGTAAAAGCCAGTGATCGGGATCCTTTTTGCCTgagaaagaagaaaaaccaCCCGAGCACCGCCAAGCCACCGAGATCCTTGTCAATGGACTCTCGTTTGGACAGTGTGGCTCTCCCCGAAGATCGGCTAATAAATATCGCCGGAGGACCTCCATCTGCAGCGGGTGAACTGGAAGAGGAGGGCTTCCTTCTCAAAGCCCGTAATGTCTGCACCGAAATTTTACCCATTAAAACCGACGACAAGGGACGAATTTTCCTCAATTTTCGCGAGGCAAGTGCCATTATGAACGAGGATGAGATTAAGGACAAGCTGCGGCAGAAATACTTCAATTTTGGCAGGATCCTTCCCAGGAGAAGTTGGGCATCCGCCACTCAGCATGCTCTACCCTTTAGTGCGGTCACCACGGCTCCTCCACAAGCCACAGTGGGTGTAGGTGACTTAGCGGATGATTGA